The Methanomethylovorans hollandica DSM 15978 genome includes a region encoding these proteins:
- a CDS encoding FAD-binding oxidoreductase — MLNVDLIEKIGKIVGKDNLSAATCELYCYSSDASQIRGMPELVIKPLTTVQVSDIVRIAYEHGIPVTTRGAGTGLSGGCVPLEGGIVLDMSGMNRIVEMDFDNLQVVVEPGIVQEKLNKALEPYGFFFPPDPGSSAMCTLGGLIANNGSGMRSVKYGTTRSYVLGLEVVMADGKIIRTGSKTMKTVVGYSLTDLMVGSEGTLGIITQAIIKVRAIPKESSVLFASFDSPEIAGKAVVRVLSSGIIPSACEILDANIIRAINTYDPKLGLPLAGAILLFEVDGTEAEVKEGIGLIVKTCEGLSSDIRTASDKKERDEIWAARRLVGAAISRLDPMRTRVYVGEDVGVPIKEIPRMLRKVDEISREFKLPIMTYGHIGDGNLHTGMCIDMLSDEAWKKLNAAADKIHRTAIEIGGTVTAEHGVGSARSEYMRLELGNALDVMITIKKALDPKGILNPGKMGV, encoded by the coding sequence ATGCTCAATGTTGACCTAATCGAAAAAATAGGAAAGATCGTAGGTAAGGACAATCTATCTGCTGCTACCTGTGAGCTCTATTGTTATTCCTCTGATGCTTCTCAGATAAGAGGTATGCCGGAACTTGTCATTAAACCACTGACTACTGTTCAGGTTTCAGATATTGTCAGGATCGCTTATGAGCATGGTATTCCGGTGACTACCAGGGGAGCCGGCACAGGTTTGTCGGGTGGCTGTGTTCCTTTGGAAGGTGGAATTGTCCTTGATATGTCTGGAATGAACAGGATAGTGGAAATGGATTTTGATAATCTCCAGGTGGTAGTGGAACCGGGGATAGTTCAGGAAAAGCTCAATAAGGCCCTGGAACCATACGGCTTTTTCTTCCCTCCGGACCCAGGAAGTTCTGCAATGTGCACTCTGGGAGGTCTCATTGCCAATAATGGCAGTGGAATGCGCTCCGTGAAATATGGTACTACTCGCAGTTATGTGCTTGGTCTTGAGGTAGTGATGGCAGATGGGAAAATAATAAGAACAGGCTCAAAAACAATGAAAACAGTTGTAGGTTATTCTCTCACTGATCTCATGGTCGGTTCGGAGGGTACTCTTGGTATCATCACCCAGGCAATAATCAAGGTGCGTGCCATTCCCAAAGAAAGCTCTGTCCTATTTGCTTCATTCGATAGCCCTGAAATTGCAGGTAAAGCTGTTGTGAGAGTTCTCTCATCAGGGATAATTCCTTCTGCATGCGAGATACTGGATGCGAATATTATCCGGGCAATAAATACGTATGATCCTAAATTAGGCCTTCCGCTTGCCGGTGCCATTCTTCTTTTTGAAGTTGATGGTACTGAAGCTGAAGTAAAGGAAGGTATCGGTCTCATAGTAAAAACATGTGAAGGCTTGTCTTCAGATATCAGGACAGCTTCGGATAAGAAAGAAAGGGATGAGATATGGGCTGCCCGCAGGCTGGTGGGTGCAGCAATCTCGCGTCTGGACCCCATGCGTACCAGGGTCTATGTTGGAGAGGATGTTGGCGTCCCCATAAAAGAGATCCCAAGAATGCTGCGTAAGGTGGATGAGATCTCCAGAGAGTTCAAGCTGCCTATCATGACCTATGGTCACATTGGAGATGGCAACCTGCATACAGGCATGTGTATAGACATGCTCAGCGACGAGGCCTGGAAAAAGCTGAACGCTGCAGCTGATAAGATCCACCGTACAGCCATTGAGATCGGTGGCACGGTCACTGCAGAGCACGGCGTGGGAAGTGCGAGATCTGAATACATGCGCCTGGAACTGGGAAATGCATTGGATGTCATGATCACTATCAAGAAGGCCCTTGATCCTAAAGGGATACTGAATCCCGGCAAGATGGGGGTGTGA
- a CDS encoding (Fe-S)-binding protein — MSNLDLRSILKCVRCGTCRSVCPVFEQVGWESASSRGRMLVAHGVSQGLEADQDVLNSLNTCTTCGLCEQMCPSGASPVQVVQDARHQLVLKGRMTDAQAALRDAASLAGNPLGETQYRHAWLEDAADIKEHAPYVFFVGCLGSYRYPELTRRTFDLLKKFDVTLIPEEVCCGSPLFRTGLDPDALVSKNLEQIRRIGAHTIITGCAGCYTTLKNDYHSDLKVMHVSEFLAERLQEMDLKHLDITVTYHDPCHLGRCNGIFDAPRKIITSICELKEMRSHHEQSRCCGAGGGVLKGYPDLSMALSKKRLEEIPEGVDYLVTSCPLCRTNLKRGGPKVEVIDVLDLLEMAMK, encoded by the coding sequence ATGTCCAATCTTGATCTGAGATCCATCCTTAAATGTGTACGTTGTGGTACATGCAGGTCAGTATGTCCTGTTTTTGAGCAGGTAGGCTGGGAATCAGCAAGCTCCAGAGGTCGTATGCTTGTTGCTCATGGTGTTTCTCAAGGTCTTGAGGCAGATCAGGACGTGCTGAACAGCCTCAATACATGCACGACCTGCGGGCTGTGCGAACAGATGTGCCCTTCAGGCGCCTCTCCCGTTCAGGTTGTCCAGGATGCCCGCCACCAGCTTGTGCTTAAGGGCAGAATGACGGATGCTCAGGCAGCATTGCGTGATGCCGCTTCATTAGCGGGCAATCCTCTTGGAGAAACACAGTATCGTCATGCCTGGCTTGAAGATGCCGCCGACATCAAAGAGCATGCTCCTTACGTTTTTTTTGTGGGATGTCTAGGTTCTTACAGGTATCCTGAGCTTACACGCAGGACATTTGATCTGCTTAAGAAGTTCGATGTCACCCTGATCCCTGAGGAGGTTTGCTGCGGTTCACCCCTGTTCCGTACAGGTTTGGACCCGGATGCCCTTGTATCTAAGAATCTGGAACAGATAAGAAGGATCGGTGCGCATACCATCATCACAGGCTGCGCAGGATGTTATACCACTCTTAAGAACGATTATCACAGTGATCTGAAAGTGATGCATGTTTCAGAGTTCCTGGCAGAGCGTCTTCAAGAGATGGACCTCAAACATCTGGACATCACAGTGACCTATCATGATCCCTGTCATCTGGGAAGATGCAATGGCATCTTTGATGCACCCCGGAAGATCATCACATCGATCTGTGAACTCAAGGAAATGAGATCCCATCACGAGCAATCCCGCTGCTGTGGTGCGGGTGGTGGAGTGCTGAAAGGTTATCCTGACCTGTCTATGGCCCTTTCAAAGAAACGCCTGGAAGAGATACCCGAAGGTGTGGATTATCTAGTCACGTCCTGTCCTCTGTGCAGGACAAATCTTAAGCGTGGAGGACCAAAAGTCGAAGTTATTGATGTCCTTGATCTGCTGGAAATGGCAATGAAATAG
- a CDS encoding matrixin family metalloprotease, with translation MTKISNRLIVFCLMLLCLICPASAYTTNYYWNAHSVGYTIDSSIPSGYTNSVKASANSWTNAGAYFSYYWSVNSNNKVQYSSFGSGSNALGTCTPTYYTGTTRLSKILIKLNSDYSSSWSTSSTCPSGKYDVQSVLAHEFGHGVGLGHSTSTTATMFESINSGTVDKRSLEQDDKNGIIAIYGT, from the coding sequence ATGACAAAAATATCAAATCGACTAATTGTGTTTTGTCTGATGCTGTTGTGTTTAATATGTCCAGCATCAGCATATACTACAAACTATTACTGGAATGCACACTCAGTGGGTTATACAATTGATAGTTCGATTCCAAGCGGATATACGAATTCTGTAAAGGCATCTGCTAACAGTTGGACAAACGCTGGTGCATACTTTAGTTATTATTGGTCTGTAAACTCGAACAATAAGGTACAGTATTCCTCTTTTGGATCAGGTTCAAATGCTTTGGGGACCTGCACTCCGACTTATTATACTGGAACAACAAGATTATCTAAAATACTAATTAAGTTGAACAGTGATTACAGTTCTAGTTGGTCTACTTCGAGCACATGTCCTTCAGGCAAATATGATGTTCAAAGTGTATTGGCTCATGAGTTTGGACATGGCGTTGGTTTGGGTCATTCAACCAGTACGACTGCCACCATGTTTGAAAGTATTAATTCAGGCACTGTAGACAAAAGAAGCCTTGAACAAGATGACAAAAACGGGATTATTGCAATATACGGGACATAA
- the dnaG gene encoding DNA primase DnaG gives MQNADTTKYIIHSKISADGIIERPDIVGAIFGQTEGLLGSDLDLRDLQKTGRIGRIEVLVSAKGGKSKGTILVPSSLDKVETSILAASLETIDRVGPCSAKIEITNIEDVRATKRKQIIERAKFILTDMFDVNVPESQEIAEEVRQSVRVEEMQYFGKNKIPCGPAVFDSDAIVVVEGRADVLNLLRYGIKNTICVGGTNVPPEVADLTKKKETVTAFTDGDRGGELIIKELLQVANIDYIARAPDGKSVEDLVQKEIVRALRQKIPVEQVMDKYSLKDSDSLKAPVVQRVPKPKERRAVEIPRVAAPSKLKKRPIKQREFSQEPVVVKVPSEEEPEVVEQTVKLSPASRKFKSHAEELMGTFGARFLDSGNNVIGETAVRDLVNNLKNYDGDVKSVVFDGVITQRILDIAENKGIENLVGAKIGSITKRPASVKILTVRDL, from the coding sequence ATGCAAAATGCAGATACTACCAAGTATATCATTCATTCAAAGATCAGCGCAGATGGTATTATTGAACGCCCGGATATAGTGGGTGCGATCTTCGGGCAGACCGAAGGTCTGCTAGGATCGGACCTGGACCTGCGAGACCTTCAGAAAACAGGGCGTATCGGGAGAATAGAAGTCCTTGTAAGTGCAAAGGGTGGTAAATCAAAGGGTACTATTCTGGTGCCTTCCAGCCTGGACAAAGTGGAAACATCTATTCTGGCCGCATCCCTGGAGACCATTGACAGGGTCGGACCATGCAGTGCCAAGATCGAAATAACAAATATCGAAGATGTGCGGGCTACAAAGAGGAAGCAGATCATAGAACGTGCGAAATTTATTCTCACTGATATGTTCGATGTCAATGTGCCGGAATCCCAGGAAATAGCTGAAGAGGTTCGTCAATCTGTTCGTGTGGAAGAAATGCAGTATTTTGGGAAAAACAAGATACCTTGTGGTCCTGCAGTTTTTGATTCAGATGCTATAGTAGTAGTTGAAGGCCGTGCAGATGTGTTGAACTTGCTGAGGTATGGTATCAAGAACACTATCTGTGTAGGAGGTACCAATGTACCTCCAGAGGTTGCAGATCTAACTAAGAAAAAGGAAACTGTAACTGCTTTTACTGATGGTGACCGCGGAGGAGAGCTGATCATAAAGGAGCTTCTTCAGGTGGCTAATATTGATTATATTGCCCGCGCCCCTGATGGCAAGAGCGTAGAAGATCTTGTACAGAAGGAAATAGTGAGGGCACTAAGGCAAAAGATACCAGTAGAGCAGGTAATGGATAAGTATTCTTTGAAGGATTCAGATTCCCTTAAGGCTCCGGTTGTGCAGAGGGTACCAAAGCCTAAAGAAAGAAGGGCAGTTGAGATCCCGAGAGTTGCTGCTCCATCCAAGTTAAAGAAAAGGCCGATCAAGCAACGTGAATTCTCTCAGGAACCTGTAGTGGTCAAGGTGCCTTCAGAGGAAGAGCCGGAGGTTGTAGAGCAGACTGTCAAGCTTTCACCAGCTTCCAGGAAGTTCAAGTCCCATGCTGAAGAACTCATGGGTACTTTTGGTGCACGTTTCCTGGATTCTGGTAATAATGTGATTGGTGAAACTGCTGTGCGTGACCTTGTAAATAACCTTAAGAATTACGATGGGGACGTCAAAAGTGTTGTCTTTGATGGCGTTATAACTCAGAGGATCCTTGACATTGCTGAGAATAAAGGTATCGAAAATCTTGTTGGTGCCAAGATCGGAAGCATCACTAAAAGACCAGCCTCCGTGAAAATATTGACCGTTAGAGACCTTTAG
- a CDS encoding RNA 2'-phosphotransferase — protein MIRKCNEHGYFRGETCPACGVEGRYVLDDDREERLGKFVSGALRHFPEDVGLKMDHHGWVSLGHLLDVLTERYRWGSKERLIALVTSDRKHRYEIDGKHIRAKYGHSVDVELESDYPENKLPSLYYGVSQEEVDMLLESGIKPIRQTYVHLSTSYERSVEAALVHTDNPVILEIDADSAQNDGILVITANQDIALARSIPAEYLSIVENEE, from the coding sequence ATGATCCGTAAATGCAATGAGCATGGATATTTCAGAGGTGAGACATGCCCGGCATGCGGTGTGGAAGGCCGGTACGTCCTTGACGATGACCGCGAAGAGCGTTTGGGGAAATTTGTTTCCGGAGCACTGAGGCATTTTCCTGAAGATGTGGGCCTGAAAATGGATCACCATGGCTGGGTTAGCTTGGGGCATCTTCTGGATGTTCTAACCGAGCGCTATAGATGGGGCAGCAAGGAAAGGCTCATTGCCCTTGTCACATCTGACAGAAAACACAGGTATGAGATAGATGGCAAGCACATAAGGGCAAAATACGGTCACTCTGTAGACGTGGAACTTGAGTCAGATTATCCGGAAAATAAGCTTCCATCACTTTATTATGGTGTCAGCCAGGAAGAGGTTGACATGCTGCTGGAAAGTGGCATCAAGCCTATCAGGCAAACCTATGTGCATCTTAGCACATCTTATGAAAGATCTGTAGAAGCTGCACTTGTACATACGGATAATCCTGTAATACTTGAGATAGACGCGGATTCCGCCCAAAACGACGGAATACTGGTCATTACTGCCAATCAGGACATAGCTCTTGCAAGATCTATTCCGGCTGAGTACTTGAGCATAGTTGAGAATGAGGAATGA
- the arcS gene encoding archaeosine synthase subunit alpha: MTRYFEVYQRDGAARKGRLLLSRTIETPYVLKTETLKDNTGPIVDAGSLWEIGNVEKAEHRLEQLRREIGDNRLIILPHMCLVPDAPDCIPESLEMLVSNTGATGRVYREGRAQKAADLYILEGAAVFENNARALLEKVLDMKDNMPDDTALYLPGICLPENLAMLVYIGADVLDTTKATVAAYKDMYLTHAGSFRLASLSELPCRCSTCASITADELKNMDKTSRSQMLEKHNINAMEAELALVREKISSGNLREYVDGQCRTRPWLTALLRLLDREYQHIERGTPITRNVEMLANSGDSLTRPEVVRFARRIQERYTPPELDVLLLLPCSAKKPYSISQSHQKFGLALGKYRKFVHEVIITSPLGIVPRELELTYPAAHYDVAVTGHWDAEEMKWVSECLEDYLSKHRYAAIVAHVDGAYKQICEMVADKLGLEIHFTNTGSVTSHESLRNLSKMMEGLCTGRTMNETKRKASMLRAIADYQFGKGAGEIVVPDNSEIKGPFPRYQSFYEKTQLTTLIPQYGTLAVTIEGAEMMIPRNSCIVRIDDFMPRGSILAPGILEADHAIREGDEVFVVGEKAIGVGRARMNGKEMSMSTRGQAIDLRHVKPK; this comes from the coding sequence ATGACACGATATTTCGAGGTATACCAGAGAGATGGTGCAGCAAGAAAGGGAAGGCTGCTCCTTTCCAGAACTATTGAGACCCCATACGTCCTGAAAACCGAGACTCTGAAAGATAATACTGGACCAATCGTAGATGCTGGCTCCTTGTGGGAAATAGGGAATGTAGAAAAAGCTGAACATAGGCTGGAACAGCTTAGAAGAGAAATCGGGGACAATAGGCTGATCATATTACCTCATATGTGTCTTGTACCTGATGCTCCTGACTGCATACCGGAATCCTTGGAAATGCTTGTATCAAATACTGGAGCTACCGGAAGGGTATACCGTGAAGGAAGAGCTCAGAAAGCTGCCGATCTTTACATACTTGAGGGAGCAGCTGTCTTTGAGAACAACGCAAGGGCATTACTGGAAAAAGTACTTGATATGAAAGATAATATGCCAGATGATACAGCATTATACCTCCCTGGTATCTGCCTTCCAGAAAACCTTGCAATGCTTGTGTACATCGGAGCCGATGTGCTGGATACCACTAAGGCCACTGTCGCAGCATATAAGGATATGTATCTAACCCATGCAGGCAGTTTCCGTCTGGCATCACTTTCTGAACTGCCTTGCAGATGTTCTACCTGTGCATCTATCACTGCAGATGAACTGAAAAATATGGACAAAACTTCCAGATCACAAATGCTCGAAAAGCATAATATAAATGCAATGGAAGCTGAGCTTGCCCTGGTAAGAGAAAAGATATCTTCAGGCAATCTTCGGGAATACGTGGATGGGCAATGCCGTACCAGACCCTGGCTTACTGCACTGTTGAGACTGCTGGACAGAGAATATCAACATATTGAGAGGGGAACTCCGATCACACGCAATGTGGAGATGCTTGCTAATTCAGGAGATTCTCTCACAAGACCGGAGGTTGTGAGGTTTGCACGTAGGATACAGGAAAGATACACTCCTCCTGAACTGGATGTACTTCTGCTCTTGCCATGCTCCGCAAAGAAACCCTATTCCATTTCACAATCCCACCAGAAGTTCGGTCTGGCTCTGGGCAAGTACCGCAAATTTGTACATGAGGTAATAATTACATCACCTCTTGGGATAGTTCCCAGAGAACTTGAGCTGACATATCCGGCAGCTCATTATGATGTTGCTGTAACAGGTCACTGGGATGCCGAAGAAATGAAGTGGGTTTCAGAATGTCTTGAAGACTATCTTTCAAAGCACAGGTATGCTGCAATAGTGGCACATGTAGATGGAGCTTACAAGCAGATATGCGAGATGGTAGCCGATAAGCTTGGCCTGGAGATACACTTCACGAACACCGGCAGTGTCACTTCTCATGAGTCCCTCAGGAACCTTAGTAAGATGATGGAAGGACTGTGCACAGGGCGGACTATGAATGAAACAAAAAGGAAAGCCTCTATGTTGCGGGCCATTGCGGACTACCAGTTTGGAAAGGGGGCAGGAGAAATAGTAGTTCCGGATAATTCGGAAATTAAGGGACCTTTTCCCAGATATCAATCATTTTATGAAAAAACCCAGCTTACAACCCTGATACCCCAGTATGGAACACTGGCAGTTACTATTGAAGGAGCGGAAATGATGATCCCACGCAATTCCTGCATTGTCCGGATAGACGACTTCATGCCAAGAGGTTCTATTCTCGCCCCGGGGATCCTGGAAGCCGACCATGCCATTCGAGAAGGGGACGAAGTGTTTGTGGTAGGAGAAAAAGCAATTGGTGTTGGCCGGGCACGTATGAACGGGAAGGAGATGAGCATGTCTACAAGAGGCCAGGCAATAGACCTGCGCCATGTAAAACCTAAATGA
- the rimI gene encoding ribosomal protein S18-alanine N-acetyltransferase, translating into MNIRIRNFKTDDFEDVLYIESESFTEHNPFAYMHFYEMHGDMFLVAEYLDFIVGFIMGYRLNETEGRVFSLAVREEFQGRGIGAMLLDSLFKVFYSNLLKYATLEVRTSNLKARNLYRKMGFIPCWIEKEYYSDGEDGIIMKLKLSSYRFHDLDLFAKKIESISMRDSERFDK; encoded by the coding sequence ATGAATATAAGGATTCGGAACTTCAAAACTGACGACTTTGAAGATGTGCTGTACATAGAATCGGAGTCGTTTACAGAACACAATCCTTTTGCTTACATGCACTTTTATGAAATGCATGGGGATATGTTCCTGGTTGCTGAATACCTGGACTTTATAGTTGGTTTCATAATGGGATACAGGTTGAACGAAACTGAGGGAAGAGTGTTTTCTCTTGCTGTGAGAGAGGAATTCCAGGGAAGAGGCATAGGAGCGATGCTTCTGGACTCGTTGTTCAAAGTTTTCTATTCGAACCTTTTGAAATATGCAACTCTGGAAGTGAGGACAAGTAACTTAAAGGCCAGAAACCTTTATCGCAAGATGGGGTTCATTCCATGCTGGATAGAAAAAGAATACTATTCAGATGGAGAAGATGGGATAATAATGAAACTTAAATTATCTTCATATAGGTTCCATGACCTGGACCTCTTTGCAAAAAAAATAGAGAGCATATCCATGAGGGATAGTGAACGGTTTGATAAATGA
- the rtcA gene encoding RNA 3'-terminal phosphate cyclase, protein MIVIDGSYGEGGGQILRTAIALASITATDVRIFNIRSHRPQPGLKAQHMRSIDAAAKLCDAEVTGLYIGSQDITYSPMEIKGVTYTVDIGTAGSISLLLQCIMPMTVYSRGRISLEITGGTDVAWSPTIDYLNNVTCKALGQMGYNCKIEVLKRGYYPEGGGKVRASFEPAKLHGFEFEKKEEIIKGISHSSKLPEHIAQRQARAAKILLENRGIECDITVCIENELSTGSGITLWSEYSGASYLGKKSLPAEKVGEMAAAQMIRQLDSGTSVDPYLADQLITYMGLAGGGSFTTCKVSKHTLTNIHITEMLMGMEFDIQKKDEFTRISVK, encoded by the coding sequence ATGATAGTGATCGATGGGTCTTACGGAGAAGGCGGAGGACAGATACTAAGAACAGCAATTGCATTGGCAAGCATCACAGCAACTGATGTGAGGATATTCAATATCAGATCTCATAGGCCTCAACCAGGCCTTAAGGCCCAGCATATGAGATCCATAGATGCTGCTGCAAAGCTATGTGATGCTGAAGTCACGGGACTGTATATTGGTTCTCAGGATATCACCTATTCTCCAATGGAAATAAAGGGGGTAACATATACAGTAGACATTGGAACTGCCGGGAGCATCTCCCTGCTGCTTCAGTGCATAATGCCTATGACTGTATATTCCAGGGGGAGGATATCACTTGAAATTACTGGTGGAACCGATGTGGCCTGGTCCCCAACGATCGATTATCTCAATAACGTGACCTGTAAAGCGCTTGGACAAATGGGATATAATTGTAAAATAGAAGTTCTGAAGAGAGGATACTATCCTGAAGGAGGGGGAAAAGTAAGAGCTTCTTTTGAACCTGCAAAACTGCATGGGTTCGAGTTTGAAAAAAAAGAAGAGATAATTAAGGGGATATCACACTCATCAAAACTTCCTGAACATATAGCACAGCGTCAGGCCCGGGCAGCTAAAATACTGCTGGAGAACAGAGGAATAGAATGCGATATAACTGTATGTATTGAAAATGAACTTTCAACAGGAAGTGGGATCACATTGTGGAGTGAGTACAGTGGAGCCAGTTATCTTGGAAAGAAAAGCCTTCCTGCTGAAAAGGTTGGGGAGATGGCTGCGGCGCAGATGATCCGACAACTAGATTCCGGTACTTCGGTAGACCCTTATCTGGCAGACCAGCTTATCACCTATATGGGTCTTGCAGGAGGTGGGTCTTTCACTACCTGCAAAGTCTCAAAACACACACTAACTAATATTCATATAACTGAAATGCTAATGGGCATGGAATTTGATATACAAAAAAAGGATGAATTCACCAGAATCTCGGTGAAGTGA
- a CDS encoding UPF0058 family protein — MHKDELIQLHTLMAQMKSILEEKGFTNAFSAYDSLAISPVHVHRSKAEHKLAIFVLGNTLASVMSKDDLSGFGKTSERMKELATRMQHSIMHENF, encoded by the coding sequence ATGCACAAAGACGAATTGATTCAGTTGCACACTTTAATGGCACAAATGAAAAGCATCCTGGAGGAAAAAGGTTTTACAAATGCATTTTCAGCATATGACTCTCTGGCAATAAGTCCGGTACATGTGCATAGAAGCAAGGCTGAACATAAGCTCGCTATCTTTGTACTGGGTAACACTCTTGCATCCGTAATGTCCAAGGATGACTTATCAGGTTTTGGCAAAACGTCTGAAAGAATGAAAGAGCTTGCCACACGTATGCAGCATAGTATCATGCATGAAAATTTCTGA
- a CDS encoding NAD(P)/FAD-dependent oxidoreductase, translating into MIKRGETSGKKLLIIGGGAVGMAVSTGATRHTNYDVTVISADKHASYSQCGIPYVFSGDVPTFEQLIVKGPEFFKEMGIKVRLDTRVDSIDIENRSIRIGKEQLDFDKLVIATGSTPSIPKQIEKSISLKNVFTLRTLSDGMQIGEALENAKDVVIIGAGSIGSEVAIATARRGIRTSLLNRSNTIFSSSLDPDMAETVISYLEKEGVQVLTGYTPTSINGEESVTSVTVNEIEIPADVVLISVGVTPDSALAAEAGIDIGTTGGIVTNDRLQIMRRGEVIEDVFSGGECTQIYNFVTGKPMLSHLASTARRMAGIVTDNLAGKVTSFGPVVNPWVALVGDLQIGSVGITTAEAEKYGIGVVSGIATGSTRAEYFPGAGKIFIKLLFHDRYLIGAQIISTAGTKERIDGLALAIKRKQTVDEMLEMETCYSPVVSTLLDPLLFAVKGAYKKMPKKGAR; encoded by the coding sequence ATGATAAAAAGAGGAGAAACATCAGGTAAAAAACTCTTGATCATTGGAGGAGGTGCAGTTGGCATGGCGGTGTCCACCGGAGCCACAAGACACACCAATTATGATGTAACGGTGATATCCGCTGATAAACACGCATCTTACAGTCAATGTGGCATACCTTACGTTTTTTCAGGTGATGTGCCTACCTTCGAACAATTAATAGTTAAAGGCCCCGAATTCTTCAAAGAAATGGGTATCAAAGTAAGGCTCGATACCCGGGTGGACTCTATTGACATTGAAAACAGGTCGATAAGGATCGGGAAGGAACAACTAGACTTTGACAAGCTTGTAATAGCTACAGGCAGCACACCATCCATACCTAAACAAATAGAAAAGAGCATATCCCTGAAGAATGTGTTCACACTACGTACACTATCTGATGGCATGCAGATAGGTGAAGCCTTGGAAAATGCAAAAGATGTTGTCATAATAGGTGCTGGTTCCATCGGTTCCGAGGTTGCAATAGCTACTGCACGTCGAGGAATAAGAACCTCATTATTGAATAGGAGCAATACGATCTTTTCATCCAGTCTTGACCCAGATATGGCAGAAACGGTAATATCATACCTAGAAAAGGAAGGAGTCCAGGTATTGACAGGATATACCCCTACATCCATCAATGGTGAAGAGAGTGTCACATCAGTAACAGTGAATGAAATAGAGATACCTGCAGATGTAGTATTGATCTCAGTTGGCGTTACCCCTGATTCAGCCCTTGCGGCAGAGGCTGGAATAGACATAGGAACCACAGGAGGCATAGTCACAAACGACAGACTGCAAATCATGAGACGTGGAGAGGTCATTGAAGATGTTTTCTCCGGAGGAGAATGCACCCAGATATATAATTTTGTGACCGGTAAACCCATGCTTAGCCATCTGGCAAGCACAGCACGCAGAATGGCAGGAATTGTAACCGACAATCTGGCAGGCAAAGTAACAAGTTTTGGGCCGGTGGTAAATCCATGGGTAGCATTGGTTGGTGACCTACAAATAGGATCAGTAGGAATTACCACCGCAGAAGCGGAAAAATATGGAATTGGAGTTGTAAGTGGCATAGCTACGGGCTCTACACGTGCAGAGTATTTCCCCGGAGCTGGTAAGATATTCATTAAGCTCTTGTTCCATGACAGATACCTGATCGGTGCTCAGATCATTTCAACAGCCGGTACTAAAGAACGCATTGACGGACTTGCCCTCGCAATAAAGAGAAAACAGACTGTAGATGAAATGCTTGAGATGGAAACCTGCTACTCCCCAGTTGTTTCCACACTTCTGGACCCTTTACTATTTGCAGTAAAAGGCGCATACAAGAAAATGCCAAAAAAAGGTGCACGATGA